In Paenibacillus kyungheensis, the following are encoded in one genomic region:
- a CDS encoding class D sortase: protein MKKWSYLFILLGIMILAYPQVSEWYADWQQDRLLNEAESEAIAPSTAQPANLKSGYAKVNHLLNEESEQSTSAPAPVQGDILGIITIDKIDVKLPIVEGATRDNMRSAAVHISETDQLGQAGNFAIAAHRAHKYGRLFNRLNEVKIGDIVKIESRGKVFEYKADNISIVEPTDVSVLESHPNREEITLVTCDPLVNPTHRLIIHAERISTNISS, encoded by the coding sequence ATGAAAAAGTGGTCTTATTTATTTATTCTGCTAGGCATTATGATTCTAGCTTATCCGCAAGTCAGTGAATGGTATGCCGATTGGCAACAAGATCGCTTATTAAATGAAGCTGAAAGTGAAGCAATCGCACCGTCTACTGCTCAACCTGCGAATTTAAAAAGTGGATATGCCAAAGTAAATCATCTTTTAAATGAAGAAAGTGAACAGTCTACTTCTGCTCCAGCACCAGTACAAGGTGATATTTTAGGGATTATTACTATTGATAAGATTGATGTAAAATTACCGATTGTCGAAGGAGCAACACGCGATAATATGCGTAGTGCAGCTGTACACATTTCTGAAACAGATCAATTAGGTCAAGCAGGCAACTTCGCAATTGCTGCGCATCGAGCTCACAAATATGGACGATTATTTAATCGATTAAATGAGGTCAAAATTGGCGATATTGTGAAAATTGAGTCTAGGGGTAAAGTTTTCGAATATAAAGCCGATAATATAAGTATAGTGGAACCTACTGACGTATCAGTATTAGAAAGTCACCCTAATCGTGAAGAAATCACGTTAGTGACTTGCGATCCTCTAGTTAATCCGACTCATAGACTTATTATCCATGCTGAACGAATATCGACAAATATTTCTAGTTGA
- a CDS encoding PLP-dependent aminotransferase family protein produces the protein MWVSGSIQALQLIAVGLLARPSSIVAESPSYIRSIQVFQSAGIPIHSVSLDKEGIDLKVLHATVAQYQSGLLYTIPTFHNPTGILMSKQRRNDLIEQCKELRLPIIEDDVYRELWLDDLPPAPLKSQDSNGNIVYLGSMSKMMSPGLRVGWVIAPEPVIERLADIKMQTDYGSSNLSQYVATQWFAQGYHEPHIQWVRGQLRTRRDQMLELLQQHFSDIADWQIPTGGFYIWVKLTVTVPMQLLFERAIQANILINPGYLYEDEATSHIRLSYAYT, from the coding sequence ATCTGGGTATCTGGATCTATTCAAGCTCTACAATTAATAGCTGTAGGACTTCTCGCTCGCCCATCCAGTATTGTAGCTGAATCTCCATCTTATATTCGTTCTATTCAAGTCTTTCAATCGGCAGGTATACCTATTCATTCTGTTTCTCTGGATAAAGAAGGGATTGATCTGAAGGTTTTACATGCCACAGTCGCTCAATATCAATCAGGATTACTATATACGATTCCTACTTTTCATAATCCAACAGGTATATTGATGTCTAAGCAACGCCGTAATGATCTTATTGAACAATGCAAAGAATTGAGATTACCTATTATTGAAGATGATGTATATCGTGAATTATGGTTAGATGATCTTCCCCCTGCTCCGCTTAAATCACAAGATTCCAATGGTAATATCGTCTATTTAGGAAGTATGTCCAAAATGATGAGTCCGGGGCTTCGAGTAGGTTGGGTTATCGCACCTGAACCAGTTATCGAACGATTAGCCGATATCAAAATGCAGACCGATTACGGTTCTAGCAATCTTTCTCAATATGTTGCTACCCAATGGTTCGCTCAAGGTTATCATGAACCACATATACAATGGGTACGCGGGCAATTGCGTACGCGTCGTGATCAGATGCTTGAACTATTACAGCAACATTTTAGCGATATAGCCGATTGGCAAATACCGACAGGTGGCTTTTATATTTGGGTAAAGTTAACTGTTACAGTACCTATGCAATTATTGTTTGAGCGCGCTATTCAGGCAAATATTTTAATTAATCCGGGTTATTTATATGAAGACGAAGCCACATCACATATAAGATTATCATATGCGTATACCTAA
- a CDS encoding GntR family transcriptional regulator, with the protein MNYWKPDRQSTLPLHRQIEQHIRYKIVSGEWPIGTRLPSQRQLATVFEVNRSTITIALDELKSWGIIEGNKGGGTTVINNTWNLIAAASQQTIDWQAYVNAGTHQPNLKTIQKINHAEFAQGMIRTGTGELGKELMPHRQISSILQQAPSELFLGYEEPKGNFELRQQIAHYVKQWGIHCSPDSILIVSGYLDLFKLYN; encoded by the coding sequence ATGAATTATTGGAAACCTGATCGACAATCCACTTTACCTTTACATAGACAAATCGAGCAACATATTCGTTATAAAATAGTCAGTGGTGAATGGCCGATCGGGACTCGCTTGCCTTCACAGCGACAACTAGCTACTGTATTTGAAGTAAATCGTAGTACAATTACGATCGCATTAGATGAATTAAAATCATGGGGCATTATAGAGGGTAATAAAGGTGGAGGCACAACTGTAATCAACAACACATGGAACCTGATAGCTGCTGCTTCTCAGCAAACGATAGATTGGCAAGCTTATGTAAATGCCGGCACCCATCAACCCAATCTAAAAACAATTCAAAAAATTAATCATGCTGAATTTGCTCAAGGAATGATTCGTACAGGCACAGGTGAATTAGGCAAAGAGTTAATGCCTCATCGCCAAATATCTTCTATTTTACAACAAGCACCGTCTGAACTGTTTTTAGGGTATGAAGAACCAAAAGGCAATTTTGAATTAAGACAGCAGATTGCTCATTATGTAAAGCAATGGGGCATACATTGTAGCCCTGATTCTATTTTGATCGTATCTGGGTATCTGGATCTATTCAAGCTCTACAATTAA
- a CDS encoding LysE/ArgO family amino acid transporter — protein sequence MVGIVMHAFLLALGLILPLGVQNIFIFQQGIVQRPLWRALPVVITAGICDTLLISLAVGGVSLVVLGLPWIKHVLMIGGIVFLLYMGYITWKSSIRSEQGSIQPLSIRKQIVFALSVSLLNPHALLDTIGVIGISSLPYEGIDKFIFTLTCIIVSWVWFVCLAVSGHWVGRFDSSGRWLNVLNKCSALMIWGIALFLLYRYLYEAI from the coding sequence ATGGTTGGTATTGTGATGCATGCTTTTTTATTAGCATTAGGGCTTATTTTACCGTTAGGGGTGCAAAATATTTTTATTTTTCAACAAGGGATTGTGCAGCGACCACTCTGGCGTGCTCTGCCTGTAGTGATAACAGCAGGTATTTGCGATACTTTACTTATTAGTCTGGCTGTAGGTGGAGTGTCATTAGTAGTGCTTGGATTACCCTGGATTAAGCATGTTCTAATGATCGGTGGAATCGTGTTTCTTCTATATATGGGGTATATCACATGGAAAAGTAGTATTCGTTCTGAGCAAGGGAGTATACAACCATTGTCGATACGCAAGCAGATTGTGTTTGCTTTATCTGTATCCTTGCTCAATCCACATGCGTTGCTAGATACGATCGGCGTAATTGGGATTAGTTCATTACCGTACGAAGGTATTGATAAATTTATTTTTACTCTCACATGTATTATTGTTTCATGGGTGTGGTTTGTCTGCTTGGCAGTAAGTGGACATTGGGTAGGTCGTTTTGATTCTTCCGGCAGATGGTTAAATGTATTGAACAAATGTTCAGCATTAATGATCTGGGGGATTGCGCTATTTCTTTTATATCGTTATCTGTATGAAGCTATATAA
- a CDS encoding family 43 glycosylhydrolase, producing MDTQSSPSSATNTYRNPIIEQRADPWVYRHTDQQYYFTGSVPSFDYIELRRAATIQNLADAEPVIVWRKPDSGPMSHLIWAPELHYIHQKWYIYFAAAATDEIVDGLFQHRMFVLENDHPDPLQGSWIEKGQIVTPWDTFALDATTFIHQDQQYLLWAQKEPEVDGNSNLYLSLMANPWTLKGTPTRLSIPELSWECIGFKVNEGPAFLRKQDQLFISYSASATDHHYCLGLLTADIHSDILNAGSWRKSDQPVFGTAEAHSQYGPGHNCFTISEDGQHDVMIYHARNYKEISGNPLYDPNRHMRAQVIQWRSDGTPEFGRPVADTV from the coding sequence ATGGATACTCAATCTTCACCTTCTTCTGCTACGAATACTTATCGCAATCCGATTATTGAACAACGTGCTGATCCATGGGTGTATCGACATACCGATCAACAATATTATTTTACCGGCTCTGTTCCTTCGTTTGATTATATCGAACTTCGGCGTGCAGCTACGATTCAAAATCTAGCTGATGCAGAACCTGTAATCGTATGGCGTAAGCCAGATAGCGGGCCGATGAGTCATTTAATCTGGGCTCCTGAGCTTCATTACATTCATCAGAAATGGTATATCTATTTTGCTGCCGCCGCTACAGACGAGATTGTCGATGGGCTTTTCCAGCATCGTATGTTTGTACTGGAAAATGATCACCCTGATCCACTACAAGGTTCATGGATCGAAAAAGGACAAATCGTTACTCCATGGGATACATTCGCTCTGGATGCGACAACATTTATACATCAAGATCAACAATATCTGTTATGGGCGCAAAAAGAACCTGAAGTCGATGGTAATTCCAATTTATACTTATCTCTTATGGCAAATCCCTGGACATTAAAAGGGACTCCCACTCGATTAAGTATTCCTGAATTGTCATGGGAATGTATCGGATTCAAAGTCAACGAAGGCCCTGCTTTTTTACGTAAACAAGATCAATTATTTATCAGCTATTCTGCTAGTGCTACCGATCACCATTACTGTCTGGGACTACTTACGGCCGATATCCATAGCGATATTCTAAATGCTGGATCATGGCGCAAAAGTGATCAGCCAGTTTTTGGCACAGCAGAAGCCCATTCTCAATATGGCCCCGGGCATAATTGCTTTACAATCTCAGAAGATGGGCAACATGATGTAATGATCTATCATGCTCGTAATTACAAAGAAATTTCAGGCAATCCATTATATGATCCTAACCGTCATATGCGCGCTCAAGTAATCCAATGGAGATCTGATGGTACACCTGAATTTGGTCGTCCTGTTGCCGATACTGTCTAG
- a CDS encoding carbohydrate ABC transporter permease, with protein sequence MNTSVPIVQIKEAPNRRFPKLLRIIMLYIIAILFLFPFYIAIVYSIKTPVETAQSPLAFPTHIAWSNYSDAIAASNFFLALRNSVLTTIGTVLLTITVCSMAAYMIARNNNRFYNFFYYLFMSSIMLPFQVLMFPLYKTWTELHLLNTIPGLIIALTGVQIGYFAFLYVGFIKTVPRELEESATLDGASRYRTFFSIIFPLLKPINSTILVLSALGAWNDFVVSMIIVQKKEASTLPLVQFQFFGEYTSEINMAFAAIILSMIPIMVFYLFAQKYIIGGVTAGAVKG encoded by the coding sequence TTGAATACTTCGGTTCCGATCGTACAAATCAAAGAAGCGCCCAATCGTCGTTTTCCCAAATTATTACGAATCATTATGCTTTATATCATCGCTATTTTGTTTTTATTTCCGTTTTATATTGCGATCGTGTATTCGATCAAGACACCTGTAGAAACAGCTCAAAGTCCGCTCGCTTTTCCAACACATATTGCATGGTCCAACTATAGCGATGCGATAGCTGCTTCTAACTTTTTTCTGGCTTTGCGTAATAGTGTGTTAACAACGATCGGGACTGTACTCTTAACGATTACTGTCTGTTCTATGGCGGCTTATATGATCGCTCGTAACAACAATCGGTTTTACAACTTTTTCTACTATCTATTTATGTCTAGTATTATGTTGCCTTTCCAAGTACTGATGTTTCCACTTTACAAAACGTGGACAGAGCTGCATTTATTAAATACGATTCCCGGTTTGATTATTGCTTTGACTGGTGTACAAATTGGTTATTTTGCTTTTCTCTATGTAGGCTTTATCAAGACAGTTCCGCGAGAATTAGAAGAATCGGCAACACTTGATGGCGCATCCAGATATCGGACATTTTTCAGTATTATTTTTCCGTTACTCAAGCCAATTAATTCAACAATTCTTGTATTAAGTGCACTTGGAGCATGGAATGACTTTGTCGTATCAATGATTATCGTTCAGAAAAAAGAAGCTTCTACATTACCACTTGTTCAATTTCAATTTTTCGGAGAATATACATCAGAGATTAATATGGCGTTTGCAGCGATTATTTTATCTATGATCCCGATTATGGTGTTCTATCTATTTGCGCAAAAGTATATTATCGGCGGTGTAACGGCTGGAGCTGTTAAAGGCTAA
- a CDS encoding carbohydrate ABC transporter permease, with protein MTRKYKDELLKFSFIVPALLFFCLVVVFPFFRGVNIAFTNWNGIDMSYDYVGLHNLKLLFTDTELLNPIKNTLFFAIFTTVFINVIGLGLAVALNTKFPGVNLLKSFIFMPMVISLVLAAIIWRYIYSDIFPTIFHTDGGLLGNPTTVMLGISIISVWKEVGLAMVIYYAGLQTIPKDMYESAHIDGAGSWTQFSKITVPLLMPAFTYCIPLWIGTGLRQFDYPMVATKGGPGTSSETLAMYVYNYEFPYFKAGYGQMAALMLFFFILIVTVFVTNYFRRREVEY; from the coding sequence GTGACCCGTAAGTACAAAGACGAACTGCTCAAGTTCAGCTTTATCGTTCCTGCATTACTATTCTTTTGCCTTGTCGTTGTATTTCCGTTTTTTCGCGGAGTCAATATCGCTTTCACCAACTGGAACGGTATCGATATGTCTTACGATTATGTTGGTTTGCACAATCTTAAATTATTATTTACCGATACAGAGCTACTAAATCCGATCAAAAACACATTGTTTTTTGCTATCTTTACGACTGTCTTTATTAACGTTATCGGCTTGGGACTTGCTGTTGCGCTGAATACCAAGTTCCCGGGTGTTAATTTGCTCAAAAGTTTTATTTTTATGCCGATGGTAATCAGTCTGGTACTGGCTGCTATTATCTGGCGTTATATTTACAGCGATATTTTTCCAACGATTTTCCATACCGATGGAGGATTATTGGGAAATCCGACAACAGTTATGTTAGGTATCTCGATTATTAGCGTCTGGAAAGAAGTCGGACTCGCGATGGTTATCTACTATGCCGGTCTACAGACGATTCCCAAAGATATGTACGAATCTGCGCATATCGATGGAGCCGGTAGCTGGACTCAATTTTCCAAAATCACTGTTCCTTTATTAATGCCTGCATTTACGTATTGTATTCCGCTCTGGATCGGGACTGGATTACGACAATTTGATTACCCGATGGTCGCTACAAAAGGTGGCCCGGGTACATCCTCCGAGACACTAGCGATGTATGTGTACAATTACGAGTTCCCTTATTTCAAAGCAGGTTACGGACAGATGGCGGCATTGATGTTATTTTTCTTCATCTTAATCGTCACAGTGTTCGTCACTAACTATTTCCGCAGAAGAGAGGTGGAATATTGA
- a CDS encoding ABC transporter substrate-binding protein, whose amino-acid sequence MKKSGLLLSSLLLVTTLLSACGNSTDSSSASGGSGANDKVTLTVTHYMVEKPKVDTFKKLTDRFTELNPNITFDVQVMPVDKYNDNIKMKVAASDVPDIIFGRPQGMVDITKAGAFLDLTNEPFIQKVNKDYLPNVSYDGKVYGLPTDLMTNAVIYNKDLFKKAGVEVPKTYSELVKVAQTLQSKNITPFAASWKDGASYMSFMWPDMWGTLLKENPDYAGKVMAGETTFAAIPGYKDFLGRVNTLSSFANKDAADIDYDRSLQYFAQGKAAMDIMGSFAIGTIRNYSPDGNFGVFMYPATDTPENNVMTYSTDDTWMIGAQSKNLDAAKKFLEFMASEEGSQIWADGVQTLSAISADIKPAKQDPIAEEFQTIFKTGKVVNNQVKPLWYGQYDDTWQKDLTFFLVSDPATRSVDELLQKLDADFARINKMN is encoded by the coding sequence ATGAAAAAGTCAGGCTTATTGCTTTCTTCTTTGCTACTGGTGACGACCCTTCTATCTGCTTGTGGTAACTCTACTGATTCTTCTTCTGCTTCTGGTGGAAGTGGAGCGAATGACAAAGTGACATTGACCGTAACTCACTATATGGTCGAAAAACCAAAAGTCGATACATTCAAAAAATTAACCGATCGTTTTACAGAATTGAATCCTAATATTACATTCGATGTGCAAGTCATGCCTGTGGATAAATACAACGACAATATCAAAATGAAAGTAGCCGCAAGCGATGTACCGGATATTATTTTCGGTCGTCCACAAGGTATGGTTGATATTACCAAAGCAGGTGCTTTTCTAGACCTTACCAACGAACCTTTTATTCAAAAAGTAAACAAAGACTATCTGCCTAACGTGTCTTACGACGGTAAAGTATACGGATTGCCTACCGATCTTATGACCAATGCAGTGATCTATAACAAAGATTTATTCAAAAAAGCAGGTGTTGAAGTTCCTAAAACATACTCTGAACTTGTAAAAGTAGCACAAACATTACAATCTAAAAATATCACTCCATTTGCAGCTTCGTGGAAAGATGGGGCTTCGTATATGAGCTTTATGTGGCCGGATATGTGGGGAACATTGCTCAAAGAAAATCCTGATTATGCTGGTAAAGTGATGGCAGGCGAGACTACATTTGCAGCGATTCCCGGGTATAAAGATTTCTTAGGACGTGTAAATACATTAAGCTCTTTTGCCAATAAAGATGCCGCTGATATTGATTATGACCGTTCGCTTCAATACTTTGCACAAGGTAAAGCAGCTATGGATATTATGGGTAGCTTCGCTATTGGAACGATTCGTAATTATAGCCCTGACGGTAATTTCGGTGTATTTATGTATCCGGCAACAGATACTCCTGAGAATAATGTAATGACCTATTCAACAGATGATACTTGGATGATCGGCGCTCAATCCAAAAATTTAGATGCCGCCAAAAAATTCTTAGAATTTATGGCTTCGGAGGAAGGATCTCAAATCTGGGCAGATGGCGTACAGACATTAAGCGCTATTTCAGCAGATATCAAACCAGCCAAACAAGATCCAATCGCTGAAGAATTTCAAACGATCTTCAAAACAGGCAAAGTGGTTAACAATCAGGTCAAACCACTCTGGTACGGTCAATATGATGATACTTGGCAAAAAGATTTAACCTTCTTCCTTGTCTCTGATCCTGCGACACGTAGTGTCGATGAATTGCTACAAAAATTAGATGCCGACTTCGCTCGTATTAATAAAATGAATTAA
- a CDS encoding GntR family transcriptional regulator: protein MKKIPLYKQIKQQIKEKIISGELRYKDRVPSEQEMMDEYQVSKITVKNALIGLAEEGLVIRVQGKGTFVCWKEQECINQSQSDSIYGTQPRVLSNTPLANLPLIGLIVPTMKTNVIQKMIDYSEYYAGQLGYQLILHITRESSSNESEAIDRLLSIGAQGMIVFPTEDEKYNESLLRLSLDKFPFVFMDRYLRNIETFRITSNNLSAAYEAIEYLLSKQHRHIALISPDRTNTVIEDRTVGFEKAYIDHHISIDKNLWCHIPLDILRNQQGKEYIAHFITHHPQVTAVLALSAEAAKLTYASLVELKKTETVELISFDDPELPGVGYLKQDERTIARLAVELVHAQIKGNYEPQHRVVEVSLNVQQSI from the coding sequence ATGAAAAAAATACCGCTATATAAGCAAATCAAACAGCAGATTAAAGAGAAAATTATTTCAGGGGAATTGCGCTACAAAGATCGTGTACCCTCAGAGCAAGAAATGATGGATGAGTATCAAGTGAGTAAAATTACAGTAAAAAATGCATTGATAGGGCTTGCTGAAGAAGGATTAGTGATACGTGTTCAGGGGAAAGGTACATTTGTATGCTGGAAAGAGCAAGAGTGTATCAATCAAAGTCAATCTGACTCGATATACGGTACTCAACCACGTGTATTATCAAATACTCCTCTAGCTAATCTACCACTGATCGGGCTTATTGTTCCTACGATGAAAACCAATGTTATCCAGAAAATGATTGATTATAGTGAGTATTATGCAGGTCAACTGGGTTATCAATTGATTCTTCATATTACGCGTGAATCTTCTAGCAATGAAAGTGAAGCGATTGATCGATTGTTGTCGATCGGGGCGCAAGGAATGATCGTATTTCCAACAGAAGATGAAAAGTATAATGAGTCGTTATTGCGGTTATCACTGGATAAATTTCCTTTTGTATTTATGGATCGGTATCTACGCAATATCGAGACATTTCGGATTACTTCGAATAATTTGAGTGCAGCTTATGAAGCGATTGAGTATTTGTTAAGTAAACAGCATCGTCATATTGCTTTAATTTCACCGGATCGTACGAATACTGTTATTGAAGATCGTACTGTTGGGTTTGAAAAAGCGTATATCGATCATCATATCTCGATTGATAAAAATTTGTGGTGTCATATTCCGCTTGATATTTTACGTAATCAGCAGGGGAAAGAATATATTGCCCATTTCATCACTCATCATCCGCAAGTGACCGCAGTGCTAGCATTGAGCGCCGAAGCAGCGAAATTGACCTATGCGTCATTAGTAGAGTTAAAGAAAACGGAGACGGTAGAACTGATTTCTTTTGATGATCCTGAATTGCCGGGAGTTGGTTACTTGAAGCAAGATGAACGCACGATTGCGAGGTTAGCGGTAGAATTAGTACATGCGCAGATCAAAGGAAATTACGAACCACAACATAGAGTAGTGGAAGTCAGTCTGAATGTACAACAGTCGATCTAA
- a CDS encoding sugar phosphate isomerase/epimerase family protein has product MVTTLGKIGVISDSFGLGVRADLQKAKEVGADGVQIWATQGEMEPDQLDAKARAELKQYLAELGLEVSALCADYGGEGFRNEADNVWKIEKSKKVMTLALELGSPIVTTHIGIVPEDESDPIYKVMQSACNELAAFASSLGGYFAIETGPEPASRLKSFLDSLESKGVAVNYDPANMVMVTGDDPVQGVYTLRDYIVHTHVKDGIRTREVNPHDVYGDLSHEQIAAMNDGSIGFSEVPLGEGTVDFPAYFAALQDIGYTGYLTIEREVGDQPEQDIRQAVSFIKQYKSTL; this is encoded by the coding sequence ATGGTCACAACATTAGGCAAAATCGGTGTTATTTCAGATAGCTTCGGTCTGGGTGTTAGAGCAGATTTGCAAAAAGCAAAAGAAGTTGGTGCAGACGGTGTACAGATTTGGGCAACACAAGGCGAAATGGAGCCCGATCAACTCGATGCTAAAGCACGCGCTGAACTCAAACAATATCTAGCTGAACTTGGACTGGAAGTATCTGCGCTCTGTGCAGATTATGGTGGAGAAGGATTCCGCAATGAAGCAGATAATGTCTGGAAAATCGAAAAGTCCAAAAAAGTGATGACATTAGCGCTTGAATTAGGCAGTCCGATTGTAACGACTCATATCGGTATTGTGCCTGAAGACGAGAGCGATCCGATCTATAAAGTGATGCAATCTGCTTGTAATGAACTAGCTGCGTTCGCTTCTTCACTTGGAGGATACTTTGCGATAGAGACCGGCCCTGAACCGGCATCACGCCTCAAATCTTTTCTAGATTCGTTAGAAAGTAAAGGCGTTGCTGTCAATTACGATCCTGCTAATATGGTGATGGTTACAGGCGACGATCCTGTACAAGGTGTCTATACGTTACGTGATTACATCGTGCATACTCATGTCAAAGACGGTATTCGTACGCGTGAAGTAAATCCTCATGATGTATATGGTGATCTAAGCCACGAACAGATTGCGGCGATGAATGATGGAAGTATAGGATTTAGCGAAGTACCACTTGGTGAAGGAACTGTTGATTTTCCAGCTTATTTTGCCGCTCTTCAAGATATTGGATATACCGGTTATCTAACGATCGAACGTGAAGTGGGCGACCAACCAGAGCAAGATATTCGCCAAGCTGTTTCGTTTATTAAGCAATATAAATCTACTCTTTGA
- a CDS encoding sugar phosphate isomerase/epimerase family protein, whose product MKLGLSTYSLHGQLSSGAMSVPDVIDFAADHGAVHVEIVPLSYNLTEQPELIEQIVTRARERGIELSNYAIGANFLTDSDEEYEREIQRVMDEVNIAQQLGVTLMRHDVASSPDVSIQHFHQQLNRLASACRRIADHAQQYGITTSVENHGFFIQQADRVQTLIQTVDRPNYKTTLDIGNFLCADENPVAAVAQNLPYASMVHVKDFYIRPGYRAPGEGWFTSTAGQYLRGAIIGQGDIDMWEVLRIVKHSGYDGYISVEFEGMENDLLGARIGLANVQRIWDEV is encoded by the coding sequence ATGAAGCTCGGACTGAGTACGTATAGTCTACATGGACAATTGAGTTCTGGTGCTATGAGTGTACCGGATGTGATCGACTTTGCAGCAGATCATGGAGCTGTTCATGTAGAGATCGTTCCTCTTAGTTATAATTTGACAGAACAGCCTGAATTGATCGAACAGATTGTTACCCGCGCTCGTGAACGTGGGATTGAACTTTCTAACTATGCGATTGGTGCTAATTTTTTGACCGACAGTGATGAAGAATACGAGCGAGAAATTCAGCGTGTGATGGACGAAGTCAATATCGCTCAGCAATTAGGGGTTACATTAATGCGTCATGATGTCGCTTCTTCACCAGACGTATCGATTCAACATTTTCATCAACAATTAAATCGTCTCGCTTCAGCTTGTCGTCGTATCGCTGATCATGCACAACAATATGGAATAACGACCAGTGTCGAAAATCATGGCTTTTTTATTCAACAGGCAGATCGTGTACAGACACTTATCCAGACTGTAGATCGTCCAAATTACAAAACAACACTCGATATCGGTAACTTTCTATGTGCTGATGAAAATCCAGTAGCTGCTGTTGCTCAGAACTTGCCTTATGCCTCAATGGTACATGTCAAAGACTTCTATATTCGCCCTGGTTATCGTGCTCCTGGTGAAGGATGGTTTACCAGTACAGCAGGACAATATCTACGTGGAGCGATTATCGGTCAAGGCGATATTGATATGTGGGAAGTACTGCGTATAGTGAAGCATTCTGGATATGATGGATATATTTCTGTCGAATTTGAAGGTATGGAAAATGATTTGCTTGGTGCACGGATTGGACTTGCGAATGTACAAAGAATATGGGACGAGGTGTAA